The sequence GTGAGCAGCGCCGCCAGGGGCGCGGAATCGCGCCCTGTCGCGCTCCCGGCCAAAGCCGCCGAACGAGAAGTCGTGGCGCGGCGCGCTCGCGGCCGTGGATGACTTGCTGGCCCTGTCGTCGCTGTTGTCCGAGTCGGCGCCACCTGCGCCCACCGAGAAGCCGGCGGTGGCTATCAGGAGGCCGAGATTCGGGTCCAGCCCagtcggcgccggcggcggagaCGCCTCGGGCGGAACGAAGCTGGACTCTACGGATGTGATCGAGCTCTCCTCGGCGGCCGCGTCCTGCTTCCCCTTCGGCGCGTCAGCGGCGGGACCGAGACGGCGCTTGTGGAGCTGCGCCGCCAGGTCCTCACCCGCAAcaacgccggcgccggcgccggcggcaccGGTGCTCGCGGGGGACCACTCGTGTTGTTGCTCCCGCGGTATGCGGCGCCACCGGCGGAGCCCGCGGCCTTTGGTGACCTTTTCAACCGGCCGTGTCGccggctccggcgccggcgacTCGCCCACCGACTCGCCGACGCTGTTGGTGCCGGAATCCATGCCGCCCGCCGCCGTAGTTGGCGTCAAAGGTCGCGGCTTTGGGAGCCGGATGGGATCGCGGGCCGCATCGGAGGGCGGGAGGCACGAGCTCTAGGGATCGGTGGCAGCGCGTGGTGGTGTTCTTGGGATCGGAATTCTCCGGCTCGGCCTTCGAGTTGGAGATCCAGGGAGGAGTGGAAGGCGAGAGGAAACAGAGAGCACCAGTAAACAAACCGGAAAATGGTATTTTTCCACTCATTATCCTTCTTCGCTGTACTCCAGTTTTTCATGTGGTGTCCTGGCTGGCGGGCCCTACAAAGTACACTCACCAGCGTCATGGAGAGAACGGGCCGCCGGCTATGGCCTCGAGATGGCATGGGCAAAACAACACTTGGGCCGCACGAGCTTGGTTGGCCGCCGTGGCCAGCGGCCGGCTTATCGTCGCTGGCCCCGGCCGACCGGCTAAACAAGAATTGAAAGCAACGAGCACGAGGAGATTGACAATGCAGATACACGCGAGCACAGCTTATTACGCAACGTTAATTATTCGAAACCATGGCCACTGACTCACTGTCCAGACGGTGACACAGCTCTGCGTTTTGAGACGGACATCAAGAGGGACGCTCGATCATCACGGATCACGATCAGGTGACGCGGCGGCATAGCGTGAGGCCGTCGGCGATCGCGAGCTGGCACACGTGGACGCGGCGGTCGGCGGCGATGGCCGCGTTGAACTCCCTGGTGAGCGCCGCGAGAGTGCGGTCCCGCTCCGAGAGCGGCTCGTCTGCGGCGGTCGCGGCCACCGAGCCGCCCCACAGCGTGTTGCCGTAGGCGATGAGGCCGCCGACCCTGACCAGCTGCAGCAGCCGCTCGTGGTAGTTGAGGAAGTTCACCTTGTCCGCGTCCACAAACGCGAAGTCGAACCTGCTCTTGTTCCCCTCCTGCAAGCCAAAATCGCGGCGACATcaccatctcttcactgcaAAAACATTTGCACAAGAATGTGTGCGCACGAATGAAAGGGAAATCACCTCGGCTAGCAACTGATCCAGCACCGGCAGCGGGAGCCCCACGCGGAAGTCGATCTTGTGCGCCACGCCGGCCTTCGCGATCACCGGCGATCCTATCTGGTCGTAGCTCTCACGCTGACATCGATGGCCACTATCTGTCACCAAGCACGGAGATCAAGGAGACAGGATCATGCCGTGCTCACAACGAACAGGTCTGCAAGTAGTAGCGTTAGTCTTGTGACGTGAAGGTCATGGTTTTGGTGCTGTCGACGGATTATGTTACCTGGTACAGCGGCTCGCTTTTGACGAGGGTCTTGCTGTGGAGGCTGCTCCCGGCGCCCGCCTTCGTGCCTTCTCCGGCGCCGGTGGCCGGCCATCCTCCAACGTTTGGTTTTGCTCGCCGGCGATGTTGTTGCAAGCAAGGCGATGTCTTGAATACTTCAGCCTATTAAACTGTATCGAAACTGACGCCCTATCGGAAGGCGTCCATTTTAAAACTGACGGTCAATGCTCGCGACTCGTTTTGTCTGAAAAGTGAAAACCAACGTCAATGCTCGTGACACGTATTCCATACTCTATCATGCACACGCACCATCTTACGAAGATCTTTCGCGCAGGCTCTTATAAAATTACCTTGCAGTGCTGAGGGCTCCGTGACGGAAATGATTCCTCTAAGGTGAATGGTCACTGACGCATGGGTCTAAACGTGGGGGCTGACACGTCGCAGTTACGTTAGACAGGTCTCGTCCCTCCGTAACAGTGGCCGACGCCCACCACCTGTCCATGGCTCCATGCATGCCCGACAAGGGCCCGCCGGCCCGGGCAGCTTCTTGCCTTGTTTGGGCTGATTCTTGTAGATGGATCGGGTCTGAACTGTACCGCTAAGGTCCAGACAGGTAAAACTGGGCTGCAATTTTTAGGCCCTATAGGCCCATAAGGTTGGGAGATGTATTGGGCTTTTATCCGTAATGGGCCTGTGTTTCGAAATTGTTTTCCAGAAGAGTACACAGATACTTTGCCCTCTATCACAATTTTCTCATTCCcctcacccaaaaaaaaaaaaaatgctcatgAGGTGCTTCTCCTGCCTTTTCAGTAATTCTGCAGAAAACAGCATGTCAAGCAACCTAGTAGCCATGCCCATTTTGTGAGGGGAGGCAAGGACAACGCGGCCTCATTTCTGCATGGTAACTGCAAGAGCAGGAGGAGCATCCTGATCATGAGCACGATCTGATGGCCAATGGCTGCTCAGTGTGCTCATTGAGAATTCTTGCAGGTACCAACAGATCGAAATGGATGGATGAATCCAAGGTTCACACATAGTGCATTTTATCACTTGATATATATACCATGCCATGTCCATGGTTACTGATAGCCTGCTGCTAGGATCTTGAGTTGATATCACGGAAAGCTACTTGGCCATGGACGTGACCTTCGTGTGCTCAAGGGAGGAGCCGTTCAAGATGGAGGTGGGCTTCTTCGACACCGTCCAGGACATGAAGCAGAAGCTCCAGAGCTGCAGAGGCTGGCGGGCCTCGACCATGTCCCTCCTCCACAACGCCAATGTGCTTGCCGAGGTTGATGGCGACGGCGACAGCGGCACAGAGAGGTACGGAATCGTGGAGGGCTCCGTCATCCACGTCGTCCTCCTCGACAGTCAGCAGCGGCAGCAAAAGAGAAAGGGGCCGAACAAGGGGCGGGACGAGGGCGCGCCGCCGCTGCGAGTGACCGTGGTGTCGTGGTGCGGCGCGGGGCGCGTGGAGGTGCCCGTGGGCGCGCGCGCCGCGGTGTCGGCCCTGAGGGAGGAGCTGGAGCGCGCGCGCGGGGCGGCGTCTGGGAACAGGTTCCCGCTGCCGCGCGACGGCGCCTACTTCTTCATACACCGGCAGAGCGTGATGGACGTTCCAGTGGCACGGCGTGGCCTCCGGCGATGAGGTCGTCGTGTTCGACGGTTCCGTGACGAGGGCCCCCGCGTACTGAGCCAAAAATCCGGCACGGCATGCCAAGACATCCGAACTTCTACTCACTTAAGTTCACAATTAACTCAGAGTCGAATCAGCTTAAGGCCATGTTAGTAAACTCGAGGTCGATGGAATTCTGCTCTTCTGAATCCACACGTGCGGATGGCGCGCGCGGGACATGGAGCGCGCTTGCACACGTGTGCGCCGTCGCCGACGAACGGTGCGTGCGGCCGTACGAGTCAAGGTTTGCTTCTGACTTATGACTTTGTGGGATGTCAGAGCACCTTATTTCTTGTATGGCCCCTATGGGGACAACACACTCTTCAGACCTCAGTAGTCTTTCATGGCACCAGAACGACTACCAGCCAACCAAGTCCATACGAAATTGCTTCAAAAAGCAGTGGGCAGTGGCACCTGGTTTGTTCTATCGGCTGTTCTCCATTGCTGTTTCTGGTGCTTCGAACTTCTTCCAGTTCTTTCCCTCAAATAAAGAAAACCTTTTAGACCAGTTCTGGGACCTGATCACCTGAACTCCTGAAGAGACACCAGTTGCAACAGGCAAATACAGGCGTTTTTATGGCAAAATTTGAGAGCTATCGGTCTGATTACTGACCAGCTATCACCAGCTTCAAATGTAATCAGGTTaaaaaatttacaacttttctattatgaaactaattctCACAGAACAAGTGAACGGATAGTATTCACAACCAGGAGTTTCGATCGATTATCCAATTTACATCGCCTGAGACAGCAAGACAGGGTATCATCCTCGGCATTCTTTGCTTCAAAGAAATGCGCGACAGGGAAAAAAATTGGAGGATCCATGAACACTAGAACAAAGCAATGTTGTGGCGATACTATCATGTATATAAGCTGAAGTGAATCTATCCCTTTTTTCATTTTCCTATTATTTACATCTGAGGACCAAAAGGAGGCCTGCTCATCATCTGCTGATAAGCTAATGGGGTTGCATTTACCCCTGGGTAGCCTGATTGCGACACTGGCTCTGCCTTCAGCTCTCCTGGCATCATTGACCCTGGGTAGCCCTGCATAGCTGATGAATTTCCAATCAtctttgttggagcaagagatcctAGAGAGGGCATTGGAAGCGCCATGCCTGGCGGAACCATCCTGAACCGGAAACTGCTTGTTGCAGGTCCCAGCTGGCTGCTCAGTGGGAGAGCGAAGGAGCCGAAAGGAGCGGTGACACCGAAGTGAGTGAAGCTGGCTTGTGCTGGTTCTTGCCTACGGTGATTAGCATGTGATGCAGATGGTGCGCTGCCAGAACTGGAGCCGGCTTGCCCACTGTTTCTGGCTGCTGGAACTTCATGATTGTGCTTGCCCTCGTATGTCGTGATGACTGATTTCAGATCATGCGACGCTCTTTCCACATGCTTGCGCACTGAACAGCCAGGGTGTGTACATTTGTAGTAGCTCCTGCAGACAAATGAAATGATGTTAGATGTTACTTATTTCAGAGGATAAAGGATACACACTCATCTAGTGTAAGAAATGGTAATGAAAGTGTGACCTCGGATTTGGATTGCCTTTAACAACCTTCTGCCCATACTTGCGCCACCGATACCCATCATCAAGAATGTCAACCTCGCTTGTGGTCTGCACAACAACCCGAGGCTCCCGGACAGCTCTTGAGGCGGCAGCTCCCATGTCAATGGTACTGGTGACGGCAGTAGTAGTAATAGTAGCAGCTCCTAAAGCATCCAGCTTCCTGAAAATAATCAGTGAGTTAAGTATAACGCCTTCATCCTGTGTTAAGTAGTTAAGTGGTGGACAATATTAACCTTCGTTTAGATTCAGTCTCATCTTCATCGCCATCACACTCTATAGAAACAGTGCCATGTgttaccctctcatcctcctcgttAGACAGCGTCGACGAGACATCAACTGCATCTTGAGACTCCATGATAGATGCATCACCATGCGCTGATACAGGAAGACAAGTAGCTGGCCTAGCCACAACACCTTCACCTTGCGCATTTTGGTTTGTCTCGTCATCTTCCTCTTCACCAGGAGAACAGTGATTAACACCGAACATGGAGTTGGATGTATTTGGTTTAGCAATTCTTTCATCAGTGTTCTCCTTGACTGCAGTAAAGTTTGACTGAAGACTGGATTCCTGCTGACGGATATTCGACAAGGACTGGTTTTGCTGATAAGCACTGTAACCCTGTACAACGAAACTTTTCAGGCACATgaatgaacaaaaaaaaaggtggtTTTGGTGGTAAGGTTGGCAATAAAAGGAGGCCAATAGCAGTCTAACACTGCAAGTCTGcaaggcaaaaagaaaaaatatgagaCACTAACAGTTAATAAAATACCTTTTCCGCAGTTGAGAAACTTCGCTCTTTAGAACCTAAGTAGGGTTGGAAGGAAaa is a genomic window of Phragmites australis chromosome 17, lpPhrAust1.1, whole genome shotgun sequence containing:
- the LOC133897275 gene encoding tricin synthase 1-like, whose amino-acid sequence is MAGHRRRRRHEGGRREQPPQQDPRQKRAAVPDSGHRCQRESYDQIGSPVIAKAGVAHKIDFRVGLPLPVLDQLLAEEGNKSRFDFAFVDADKVNFLNYHERLLQLVRVGGLIAYGNTLWGGSVAATAADEPLSERDRTLAALTREFNAAIAADRRVHVCQLAIADGLTLCRRVT
- the LOC133897187 gene encoding uncharacterized protein LOC133897187, which translates into the protein MDVTFVCSREEPFKMEVGFFDTVQDMKQKLQSCRGWRASTMSLLHNANVLAEVDGDGDSGTERYGIVEGSVIHVVLLDSQQRQQKRKGPNKGRDEGAPPLRVTVVSWCGAGRVEVPVGARAAVSALREELERARGAASGNRFPLPRDGAYFFIHRQSVMDVPVARRGLRR
- the LOC133897257 gene encoding probable WRKY transcription factor 2, translating into MAGTSDRGSLMEEWMLPPTPSPRTLMSSLLNEEFSSGPFSNLFNEHSNKQPHDRSEKSRELVNLSDEVPAQAAKATFQKDFFLEPNLFSANQKSNSHGGLAERMAARAGFSVPKIDTSRVGSSTVIRSPVSIPPGLSPTTLLESPVFLYNKMAQPSPTTGKLPFLMAADVNSTIQPAAKITEDCTFDNDVFSFQPYLGSKERSFSTAEKGYSAYQQNQSLSNIRQQESSLQSNFTAVKENTDERIAKPNTSNSMFGVNHCSPGEEEDDETNQNAQGEGVVARPATCLPVSAHGDASIMESQDAVDVSSTLSNEEDERVTHGTVSIECDGDEDETESKRRKLDALGAATITTTAVTSTIDMGAAASRAVREPRVVVQTTSEVDILDDGYRWRKYGQKVVKGNPNPRSYYKCTHPGCSVRKHVERASHDLKSVITTYEGKHNHEVPAARNSGQAGSSSGSAPSASHANHRRQEPAQASFTHFGVTAPFGSFALPLSSQLGPATSSFRFRMVPPGMALPMPSLGSLAPTKMIGNSSAMQGYPGSMMPGELKAEPVSQSGYPGVNATPLAYQQMMSRPPFGPQM